ctttaatttgaattgttacctgccatcAAAATTTTGGACAGtttcaccataaattggtgcctaaagGTGTATCAtaatgtataaaattaagtatTTTACGCTATTTGAGCCATGTAAAACCCTGAGATGTCACTATTATATTATAGCCAATAAAAATGGCAATGTTAGTGTGGACACAGTCTCAGGGTAAGACTCTGCATCTCCACCATCTGATTTGTGTACCTTTGACTAACCTGTCAATCATGCAATCATGCTGGCCTGTGGCCCCCATgacttttaagtattttatttggGTGGGTATGCTCATTAAGCGATGCATTCATCCAAGGTTTTTCTCTCCAGAAAATTGATATTGGAAAAGGTCAAATAAGTCACTTGAAGATAGATTTCAGCATTTGTTACCTGGTTGAGGAAATCTGATTAGTACCAGTTATTAAGACCATGTAGCCAACCAATAAATCAAATTTGTGGACTTCTTTCAATAAAGCTTGGTCAGCTGGGTCATATATTAATACGTAATACAATTGTTTTTGCTGGAAAGCCACTTTCCCAGTCTAACACTTATCATTTTGGGGGAAACAATGTAGAGGAAAAGAAGCAGGCAGACAGCAATTTAACTGTGACAAGGAaaccatttatttttacagcacATCTCACATCATATTATATGTTTTGAAACAGCTGATCAggcagttttctttattcaGCTGTCTCTTTTacctaaaaacacaaataaaaaagcatttcatcaactttatttcaaacaaatcTATCTGACAGTATATTTAtgtcataacttttttttaaaatcaaatttaaaatttaaatgtaCGTCTTTATTGGTATGTTTACCTTGCCAGAGTCACGGCTCTTCGCTCTCAACTTGTTGACCTGGGACTCTGCGATGTCAGCGCGCTCCTCAGCCTCCTCTAGCTCATGCTGGACCTTCCTGCACTTGGACAGATGAGTGTTGGCCTGCTCCTCCTGAAAAAACATAGAGATTGACATTTTTGAATCTCCTAAAAGACCAAAAGTAATCTTCAATAGAAATAAATCTGCCACAGTATCAAGCTTTCAGTGTTGTGTAAATCTATATATTGCCCTTACCGCCTCCTCAGCCTGCCTCTTGTAGGCCTTGACTTTGAGCTGCAACTTGTCAACTAGATCCTGCAGCCTGGCAACGTTTTTCTTGTCCTCCTCAGTCTGTTAAAGTTtatttaaagtaaataaatgtttttgtaataaaTATGTTAAGTTGATTTGTATGACAACTATCAAAGTGACTGTACCTGATAGGTGAGCTCCTTCACCCTCCTCTCATATTTGCGGACACCCTTAATGGCATCTCCTCCGCGTCTCTGCTCAGCCTCAACCTCTGCCTCCAGTTCACGCACCTTCAATGAACAATAAGGCAATAAGAATACATCTTTTTTATTATAAGTTCAGCTCTGcaaattctttctttctttctttcttacccTGGACTCAAGTTTCTGGAGCTGCTTCTTGCCACCCTTCATGGCCAGGTTCTCAGCCTCATCCAGGCGGTGCTGCAGGTCCTTAACAGTGACCTCCAGgttcttcttcatcctctccaGGTGGGAGCTGGTATCCTGCTCCTTCTTCAGCTCCTCAGCCATCATAGCAGCCTAGAAGAGACAGCATACAATGTTGATTAGAATAATCTTGAAAATACACATTGGAGTGAAAGTAAGAAGAATTAAAACGTTAACCCACATCCGTGATGGCCTTCTTGGCCTTCTCCTCTGCATTCCTTGCTTCCTGAACAGTGTCATCCACTTCACTCTGAACCTGGACCAGGTCAGACTCAAGCTTCTTCTTGGAGTTCAGAAGGCTTGTGTTctgaaaggcaaaaaaaagatGTAGGCATGTTAGTCATCACATCACAGATTTTCACATGTTACTTAAAATGTCATTAGATTTTTGAATTATTGAAGAAATGATTGGGCTTGTTCACCTGAGAATGCAGAAGTCCAACACGCTCACTGGCATCCACCAGCTCCTGCTCAGCGATTTTGCGACTTCTCTCCGTCTGTTCCAGAGCAGCTCTAAGTTCCTCGATTTCAGCTACCATCAGACCGTTTCTGCGATCCACCATAGCAGCTTGTTCCTTGAATTCCTCCTGTGCTCTGACAGCATCATCAAGGTGCAGTTGTGCATCCTAGAGAAAAAATATCAGGACAATATTCACATGATTGCCAAAATGTACCTGCACTGATCATAGTCTGCAACAATTCTGTGTCTAACAATACCTTCAGTTGCGCCTGCACATTCCTCAGCTGCTTCTGGGACTCAGCAGCCTGGCGATTGGCGTGGCTCAGCTGAATCTCCATCTCATTCAGGTCTCCCTCCATCTTCTTCTTGATTCTCAGGGCATCGTTTCTGCTCCTGACCTCAGAATCCAGATTGCTCTGCATGGAGTCAATCACCCTCTGGCTGTTCCTCTTGATCTGCTCCATCTCCTCATCTTTCTCTGCCAGCTTCCTGTCCACCTCACCCTTAATCTGGTTGAGCTCCAGCTGGACACGCAGGATCTTAGACTCTTCGTGTTCCAGAGTTCCCTGATGATATCAAAGAATTAGATATTAATATCTGCCTTCAAACCTTTTCAGTAGATGTCCCCAGAAGAAAATGTACCTCAGCCTCTTCAAGAGCCGTCTGGATCTCCGACTTTTCAGCCTCCACCTGCTTCTTGGACTTCTCCAGCTCATGGATGCTCTTGCCAGTCTCACCAATCTGTTCAGTCAGATCTGAGATCTCCTCTGCATAGAGATAcatgtgttttatattgttAAGCCTtacaatgtaaaatataaacacTTTATTCCAACACATGTTGAATACAATGTAAGAAATACATGTGTTGAATACAATGTAACTTTTACATAACGTAGAACTCACGTTGAAGGTTCTTGTTTTCACGCTTCATggtctccagctgatccagagaTTCCTCATAAGAGTTCTTCATCTTGAACAGCTCAGTGCTGAGAGAACGAGTCTCCTTCTGTGCTCCCTCGAGCTCTGCCTGACCCTCCTCGTACTTCTGTTTCCACTCTGCCAACACCTGAATAACACAATTGGGCCGATGGTGACTACTCGATATCTTTTCTCCACGGCTTTGCTTAGTTCAAACGTTACCCACACTCCCGACAATTGTCTCTCATGTTCGCTGTGGTTACATGGGGTTGTCTGATTCAACTGCTCGGCACACGTTCCACACAGGGGGAACATCAATTTTCCGTGGCATCGATAGGGCAGAACCGGATGATACAGGCCTCTGGGGGGTGACACAGTACATTTTACAATACCaaagtatgtttttatgtcGTCAAAATCAGTGTGGATTATTTGAGGGTGCCCAATGGGGTAGTCTCGTTTTGCCTGGACAGTTGGGTACAAACTTGTGAAATCATAGTATCTGATTTTTTCATCACCCTCTGTCTTGTGATACAACTTCATTGCATTCGTTCGTCCTCCGAAGAGGGCTTCTCGAGGGTTGAGACGTTCTGGCTTTTCATATGTGGCCATGAACGCCTTAACGTCCTGATTATTGCACACATCCCGTTTCCAATCACATTCCCACTTCACTACCACTGTTAGACCGTACACAGTTTTTAGCGCGGCTATTCTGTCACAAAATGGTAATGGCTCTGCGTAatttactgtgtgttttttttgtgacaggATTGATTTCAGCTTGTTCATAGCACTTATTACATCCATGAAAGAAGCAGCCATTAAATTCATAACACGTATTTGTGGCTGCATAGTATCCATCAACAAAGAATGCCCCAAATGCTTTCCCCCCTCTGTTAACAGCGTGTTGAATTTCAATGTTCTCTCGGTTTGAGACATACTCCAACCACTGAATCGAAATGTCCGAATAGGCTTTGTTTTGCCTAATGTATGATCCTCGTATGTCAACGCCACGGTATCTTTGGGAATGAAAAGTGTTTTAAACACGCCCATGCATGACGAGGCCAGTGTGGCGAATGCAAAGGTATTCAGTATAATATTATTcaatgcaaacagtttaataataacaacaagaGAGAAAGTATGTAAATCAAAATTTCTCTAACACTAGAGTACACCACAAAATAATAACTCAAGGCCACACAACAATATTTCTTCTGTCTGTGATGGTTCCGGGGCTCCGTAAAGAcgctctgcaaacacacactaaaacagGCAATGTTTCCATATAAGACCAATAAAGGAACAAAATGAGAGGCGGTAGATCTTTCAACATTGTTCCTGATATTTCCACATATTTTCAATATTGCAAATTGTTTTGATCATttctgttagcaggtaccagggaccatggaaaaccaaaaaaggcgagtagagttgaggcgagtcgagcaggtaccatgtaatggaaaaacaccattTCTCTAATCATTTTGTGCTGTGATTCATCTAGTGGTCGTTCTGTGTCACAACACCAGTTAGTGGTCTACATGGAggcctgttgttgctgctgcagtgtAGCAGGGAGTCATGGAGACGTGCTCGGACACGAGGAAGGCTGTCAGCCCTCAAGAAATGTTCAGAGTTTAAATGAATACCCTGCACTCGTCAATTATTGTTGTTTGTCTCTTTCAGAGAGATTATACATTTGTTGTCAGTATTGAAATGT
The sequence above is drawn from the Sander vitreus isolate 19-12246 unplaced genomic scaffold, sanVit1 ctg642_0, whole genome shotgun sequence genome and encodes:
- the LOC144514647 gene encoding uncharacterized protein LOC144514647 gives rise to the protein MHVVSLKEGHEGKKAELGKTGAEIQQMIQKRRLKIQEVKHSVDLSEEDAGREIAEGVQVFTSLKESVERGLNELINTIQEKQKTTEKQAEAFIKELEQEISELMKRSTEVVQLSCSEDHLHLLQSVQSLNIQQTPPTKDWTEVSIRPSSYEGTVLKAVVQLEETLRKQSFSSGRFYFEVQVKGWTDSDLVVVRESINRKGAITLSPQKGYWTIVLRNRNEYQAAADHDVLLSLKSRPQKVLAEWKQKYEEGQAELEGAQKETRSLSTELFKMKNSYEESLDQLETMKRENKNLQQEISDLTEQIGETGKSIHELEKSKKQVEAEKSEIQTALEEAEGTLEHEESKILRVQLELNQIKGEVDRKLAEKDEEMEQIKRNSQRVIDSMQSNLDSEVRSRNDALRIKKKMEGDLNEMEIQLSHANRQAAESQKQLRNVQAQLKDAQLHLDDAVRAQEEFKEQAAMVDRRNGLMVAEIEELRAALEQTERSRKIAEQELVDASERVGLLHSQNTSLLNSKKKLESDLVQVQSEVDDTVQEARNAEEKAKKAITDAAMMAEELKKEQDTSSHLERMKKNLEVTVKDLQHRLDEAENLAMKGGKKQLQKLESRVRELEAEVEAEQRRGGDAIKGVRKYERRVKELTYQTEEDKKNVARLQDLVDKLQLKVKAYKRQAEEAEEQANTHLSKCRKVQHELEEAEERADIAESQVNKLRAKSRDSGK